Proteins encoded together in one Pontiella desulfatans window:
- the qatD gene encoding Qat anti-phage system TatD family nuclease QatD, with the protein MFVDAHCHLDLFPDPKSILSVMGRSQVQVLAMTNAPFVFERCCELVEGYSSVNVALGLHPELAFEYKDQLDLFQTLLPKTKFIGEVGLDYMTSDKRDRQHQKRVFERIVEMCSAAEDKVLSVHTRRSASDALSILNGFKGKFILHWFSGTDSELKSAHNIGAYFSVNAKMMQSKRGRMLVGKMDSSRVVTETDAPLAKRSPEIKYPDELEFTVGELANLWGRSIWQTKHDIMNNYSVFVENVYRE; encoded by the coding sequence ATGTTTGTTGATGCACACTGCCACTTGGATTTGTTTCCTGATCCCAAATCCATACTTTCAGTTATGGGCAGAAGTCAGGTTCAGGTGCTGGCGATGACTAATGCTCCCTTTGTATTTGAGCGGTGCTGTGAACTGGTTGAAGGATACAGCTCTGTGAATGTGGCGCTTGGATTGCACCCTGAGCTTGCGTTTGAATACAAAGATCAGCTAGATCTTTTCCAAACACTGCTTCCCAAAACAAAATTTATTGGTGAGGTCGGGCTGGATTACATGACCAGCGACAAGCGGGATCGACAGCACCAAAAAAGAGTTTTCGAACGAATTGTTGAAATGTGTTCTGCCGCTGAAGACAAGGTTCTTTCTGTGCACACGAGACGATCCGCCTCGGATGCCCTCAGCATACTGAATGGTTTCAAAGGTAAATTCATTTTGCATTGGTTTTCGGGAACGGATAGTGAGCTGAAATCGGCACATAATATCGGGGCATATTTTTCAGTGAATGCGAAGATGATGCAGTCTAAGCGGGGCCGTATGTTGGTGGGGAAAATGGATTCTAGTAGAGTTGTTACGGAAACCGATGCCCCACTGGCCAAGCGGTCACCTGAAATCAAGTATCCGGATGAACTGGAGTTCACGGTTGGTGAACTGGCAAATCTTTGGGGACGTTCGATTTGGCAAACTAAACATGACATTATGAATAATTACAGCGTCTTCGTTGAGAACGTTTATCGGGAATAG
- a CDS encoding MFS transporter has translation MTTDPFNGLLDPFAWWDIGRSYDKYNAFFDVIIFSAIFIALAQAILGRRFPGRPGRALSAALGIFMGVGLTLLEQQFGWNLRMAGGVAAVIVMIIFAMLMMPFLLQFNLNKRTAGTLVFLILYFMLKALSPASMQFIDRHFPFLHLIAAIAVIYGFWLIIRRVLPNDASAVFNTSDAGMVARLDQPREKSELHLLKKTNRKAVPEAKKNAKQIEHTLQALKNETQKPNPSFKQIAQATATIAHRADSAVEKIDKLRILDRRLRNFDWHELQQMRNYCRELGEADREKLKQQLLLERKKILEEHAIEQTISSCENLYSNLRSKLDGIGRAALAKNKAETIADINSALQLDSQLRGMLDKLQKAEKLLFKLTRIKLNDEKKI, from the coding sequence ATGACAACCGATCCATTCAATGGACTATTAGACCCGTTCGCCTGGTGGGATATCGGGCGAAGCTATGATAAATACAACGCGTTTTTCGACGTGATCATCTTCAGCGCAATCTTCATTGCGCTGGCGCAGGCCATCCTTGGCCGTAGATTCCCTGGCCGCCCCGGTCGCGCGCTTTCCGCAGCACTCGGCATCTTCATGGGCGTCGGCCTGACCCTGCTCGAACAGCAGTTTGGCTGGAACCTGCGAATGGCGGGTGGTGTTGCCGCCGTCATCGTAATGATCATTTTTGCCATGCTGATGATGCCGTTCCTGCTCCAGTTCAACCTGAACAAGCGAACCGCAGGCACCCTCGTGTTCCTGATCCTGTATTTTATGCTGAAGGCGCTTAGCCCGGCATCCATGCAGTTTATCGACCGGCACTTTCCATTCCTGCACCTGATCGCAGCCATTGCCGTGATCTATGGATTCTGGCTCATTATACGGCGCGTCCTGCCCAACGATGCCAGTGCGGTCTTCAATACCTCGGATGCCGGCATGGTGGCTCGGCTTGACCAACCGCGCGAAAAAAGCGAACTTCATTTGCTTAAGAAGACGAACCGCAAGGCGGTTCCCGAAGCAAAGAAGAACGCAAAGCAGATTGAGCACACCTTGCAGGCACTGAAAAATGAAACCCAAAAACCCAACCCAAGTTTCAAGCAGATAGCGCAAGCTACTGCCACCATCGCGCACCGGGCGGATTCAGCCGTGGAAAAAATCGATAAGCTACGGATTCTGGATCGGCGCCTGAGAAACTTTGACTGGCACGAACTCCAGCAGATGCGGAACTATTGCCGCGAGCTGGGCGAAGCGGATCGTGAAAAGCTAAAGCAACAGCTATTGCTGGAACGGAAGAAAATCCTCGAAGAACATGCGATCGAACAAACCATTTCATCCTGCGAGAATCTTTATTCCAATCTTCGCAGCAAACTCGATGGCATTGGGCGGGCGGCGCTCGCCAAGAACAAGGCTGAAACCATTGCGGACATCAACTCCGCGCTTCAGCTGGACAGCCAGTTGCGCGGCATGCTCGATAAATTGCAAAAAGCGGAAAAGCTCCTATTCAAACTTACCCGGATAAAATTAAACGATGAGAAGAAAATCTAG
- a CDS encoding ATP-binding protein, giving the protein MTFEESLKKLSDYIGKSKALKIWRQHQLSDSAGKRDIEALVELQLERKFGVNPLVENGLHIPPEENARGQYELGRILAHDQALYPFGICEDEFIQHMAIFGRSGAGKTNTVALLIKELVRNKKPFLIFDWKRNYRDLLAHDVPLEIYTVGRPVHPLYFNPLIPPPGTDLKVWLKKLIEIISHAYFLGEGVMFILMEAIDAVYKKYGCYTNEPERFPTLKDVLAFLEKMPVKGRKAMWLDSTMRAVQSLCFGQVSDVINTESQSGIQELLDKNVCLELNSLAHNEKIFLIETLMVWIHHCRMLEPDRETFKHCVIVEEAHNILTNTGKETVIDLLLREIREMGESIVLVDQHPSQISVPALGNTYCTIALNMKHSKDINSLAEMMRIPREHREVLGLLPIGHAVVKLQSRFIFPFEIQIPKVDLDKGSVTDAHLIEKYGTGSNDSMQESVDKADSNQTKDVPHIHRIGKKEPGTSLTETEQKLMKDIYRNPFDGVVKRYSRLGISRRRGNHAKQGLIQKGVIQPVDIPTRTGKVVLLDFTPAMREAMKRNSVEVAKRKEGGLIHNYWKNEIHRKFDRDGWTVELEKPIGNNQCIDLHAEKDGKRIAVEIETGSRGADNIQKLLELEFDEIISFSTTESVKHKTLRDLKSRNISADNLRFLSDPNEL; this is encoded by the coding sequence ATGACCTTTGAGGAATCACTAAAGAAACTGTCAGACTATATTGGCAAATCAAAAGCCCTGAAAATCTGGCGGCAGCACCAGCTTAGCGACAGCGCCGGCAAGCGCGACATCGAGGCCTTGGTGGAGCTTCAGCTCGAGCGTAAATTCGGCGTCAATCCACTGGTTGAAAACGGGCTCCATATTCCCCCAGAAGAAAATGCCCGTGGGCAGTATGAACTGGGTCGGATTTTGGCACATGACCAGGCCTTGTATCCCTTCGGAATCTGCGAAGATGAATTCATCCAGCACATGGCGATTTTTGGCCGGAGCGGGGCGGGGAAAACCAATACGGTAGCCCTGCTCATCAAAGAGCTGGTTCGCAACAAAAAGCCCTTCCTGATTTTCGACTGGAAACGGAATTACCGCGACCTGCTGGCACACGATGTTCCACTGGAAATCTACACCGTCGGCCGACCGGTTCATCCTTTGTATTTCAACCCGCTGATTCCACCGCCGGGAACCGATCTGAAGGTCTGGCTCAAAAAGCTGATCGAGATCATTTCCCACGCCTACTTTTTGGGAGAGGGGGTTATGTTTATTCTTATGGAGGCCATCGATGCCGTTTATAAAAAATATGGATGCTACACGAACGAACCCGAGCGGTTTCCCACCCTGAAGGATGTGCTGGCGTTTCTGGAAAAGATGCCGGTCAAAGGCCGGAAGGCCATGTGGCTCGATTCCACCATGCGTGCCGTTCAGAGTCTCTGCTTCGGACAGGTGTCCGACGTCATCAACACCGAGTCGCAATCCGGTATACAGGAACTGCTCGATAAAAACGTCTGCCTCGAACTCAATTCGCTGGCGCACAACGAAAAAATATTTCTTATCGAAACCCTGATGGTCTGGATCCACCACTGCCGGATGCTTGAACCCGATAGGGAAACCTTCAAGCACTGCGTCATCGTCGAAGAGGCGCACAACATCCTCACCAACACCGGCAAGGAAACCGTCATCGATCTCCTGCTTCGTGAAATCAGGGAGATGGGCGAGTCCATCGTACTGGTCGATCAGCATCCCAGCCAGATTTCCGTTCCGGCGCTCGGTAATACCTACTGCACCATTGCGCTCAACATGAAACACAGCAAGGACATCAACTCCCTCGCCGAAATGATGCGGATACCGCGGGAGCACCGCGAGGTGCTCGGACTCCTTCCCATCGGCCACGCCGTCGTAAAGCTCCAGTCGCGTTTCATTTTTCCCTTCGAGATTCAGATCCCCAAGGTCGATCTCGACAAGGGCTCCGTCACCGACGCGCACCTCATTGAAAAATATGGAACCGGTTCCAACGATTCCATGCAGGAATCTGTAGATAAAGCGGATTCCAACCAAACCAAGGATGTTCCCCATATTCATAGAATAGGGAAGAAAGAACCTGGAACCTCTCTTACTGAAACGGAGCAAAAGCTCATGAAGGATATATACCGAAACCCATTCGACGGAGTCGTCAAACGCTATTCACGTTTGGGCATCAGCCGGAGAAGGGGAAACCACGCCAAACAGGGGCTCATTCAAAAAGGTGTCATCCAGCCCGTGGATATTCCAACCCGAACCGGAAAAGTGGTGCTGTTGGATTTTACACCCGCCATGCGGGAAGCCATGAAGCGGAACAGCGTAGAGGTGGCCAAACGGAAAGAGGGTGGCCTCATCCACAACTATTGGAAAAACGAGATCCATCGAAAGTTTGACCGCGACGGTTGGACGGTTGAACTGGAAAAGCCCATCGGCAACAACCAATGCATAGACCTGCATGCCGAAAAAGACGGGAAACGCATTGCCGTTGAAATCGAGACCGGATCGCGGGGCGCCGACAACATTCAGAAACTGCTGGAACTGGAATTTGACGAAATCATCAGCTTCAGCACTACCGAATCCGTAAAACACAAAACCCTGCGCGATCTCAAGTCGCGGAATATTTCCGCCGACAACCTACGGTTTCTCTCCGATCCCAACGAACTCTAA
- the qatB gene encoding Qat anti-phage system associated protein QatB produces MGTSASYGGNRDKKSLLPDWAFPSGDGESSNSPDSQPESPEESGEENENPQGDVQNPEIEGSDTSNEPPPLWQAAKASMTRGVRADGPGGGGGMPQTGRSYVKAKGGSRVATVNASAGRAAAQRITGFLSSVASDGVNAALQNLGLSRLIGSDVDTVYAELLDSIAPESSGFDESLARQAMEDALSLIYENTEKLDDLDHLSSGDVLSALERFIAGYIYRQWLQELGISIEKNAVSEAQAVSLERNVKAYVNDAVKLEMEAIDPLAVDWAGSEGKAIIQGLYEEAYSIIGGEA; encoded by the coding sequence ATGGGTACTTCTGCTTCATATGGGGGAAACAGGGATAAAAAAAGCCTGCTACCAGATTGGGCTTTTCCATCGGGAGACGGTGAATCCTCAAATAGTCCTGATTCACAACCGGAATCTCCGGAAGAATCAGGTGAGGAGAATGAAAATCCCCAAGGGGATGTTCAAAATCCTGAAATAGAGGGATCAGACACATCTAATGAGCCGCCTCCGCTTTGGCAGGCTGCCAAGGCCAGTATGACACGAGGGGTTCGGGCTGATGGTCCAGGGGGCGGTGGCGGAATGCCCCAGACCGGCCGCTCTTATGTGAAAGCCAAAGGTGGATCTAGAGTTGCAACAGTAAATGCATCCGCCGGACGTGCTGCCGCGCAAAGGATTACAGGGTTCCTGTCAAGTGTAGCATCGGACGGTGTTAATGCCGCACTTCAGAATCTGGGGTTAAGCAGACTGATCGGATCTGATGTAGATACGGTATATGCAGAATTGCTGGATTCAATCGCCCCCGAATCATCCGGTTTTGATGAAAGCCTGGCTAGACAGGCTATGGAGGACGCGCTTTCTTTGATCTACGAAAACACAGAAAAACTCGATGATTTAGATCATTTATCCTCGGGGGATGTCCTCTCAGCCCTGGAAAGGTTTATAGCAGGATATATATACCGGCAATGGTTACAGGAACTTGGGATATCGATAGAGAAAAATGCTGTATCAGAAGCTCAGGCAGTCTCGCTTGAAAGAAACGTGAAGGCTTATGTTAATGATGCGGTTAAGCTGGAGATGGAGGCGATTGATCCTCTGGCCGTGGATTGGGCTGGCTCCGAAGGCAAGGCCATCATCCAAGGGCTTTACGAAGAGGCTTATTCGATAATCGGAGGTGAAGCATGA
- a CDS encoding Cdc6/Cdc18 family protein codes for MELSIQSQIKQQIEQACRDSIILNPEYLDDEQLSREGQFHVLTDIFNVNIRSREINEITRHFAPIFQNGHPIHFSVLGKTGTGKTITLLYLLQEFAVLCKERGIPFAKYHLDLCCPAPCFRALNNLGCLMQASRYYKRGISLDDLMHSIEAKLAERKGYIVIFIDEADNIRTDPDSFYKFLIKRLPQKTEAKIILLFSSNRLGWADNLDPRIKSCLKMRELIFDPYNAGDLFNILNIRVQKALREGSVEEGVLQKISACSSRNHGDARKAVNLLSRSAQLAEKAGTSVTMELVDSANDEIEKDKYLAMIRTAPKQLQAALYAAITGKAKGKALHTGDAYIVYDRFCHETGIAPLTQRAFTDLLSELDMYGFIRARTVSRGRYGRSKEIYVSLEPHILHAMKRTILQNFDLYNEVTYA; via the coding sequence ATGGAACTCTCTATACAATCCCAAATCAAACAACAGATCGAACAGGCCTGCCGCGACAGCATTATTCTGAATCCGGAATACCTGGATGACGAACAGCTGTCCCGTGAAGGCCAGTTCCACGTACTTACGGATATCTTCAACGTCAACATCCGTAGCCGGGAGATCAACGAGATCACACGGCATTTCGCGCCGATCTTCCAGAACGGCCATCCCATTCATTTTTCGGTGCTGGGCAAGACCGGCACAGGCAAGACCATCACTTTGCTTTATCTGCTTCAGGAATTCGCGGTGCTCTGCAAGGAGCGCGGCATACCATTCGCAAAGTACCATTTGGATCTGTGCTGCCCTGCACCGTGCTTTCGCGCCCTGAACAACCTGGGCTGCCTGATGCAGGCCAGCCGCTATTACAAACGGGGTATCAGTCTGGACGACCTCATGCATTCCATAGAGGCGAAGCTCGCCGAACGGAAGGGATACATCGTGATCTTCATCGACGAGGCCGACAACATCCGAACCGATCCCGACTCGTTCTATAAATTCCTGATCAAGCGTCTTCCGCAGAAGACGGAGGCGAAGATCATCCTGCTCTTTTCCTCAAACCGCCTGGGCTGGGCGGACAACCTTGATCCCCGGATCAAGAGCTGCCTGAAAATGCGCGAGCTTATTTTCGACCCCTACAATGCCGGCGACCTGTTCAACATTCTAAACATACGGGTTCAAAAGGCACTGCGTGAAGGCAGTGTCGAAGAAGGCGTGCTTCAAAAAATATCGGCCTGTTCATCGCGTAACCACGGTGATGCACGAAAGGCCGTCAACCTGCTCAGTCGATCCGCGCAGCTTGCGGAAAAGGCGGGAACGTCCGTAACGATGGAGCTGGTGGATAGTGCCAACGATGAAATTGAAAAGGACAAATACCTGGCAATGATCCGAACCGCGCCAAAGCAACTGCAGGCGGCGCTCTATGCGGCGATCACGGGCAAGGCCAAAGGAAAGGCCTTGCATACCGGCGACGCCTATATCGTATATGACCGGTTCTGCCACGAAACGGGCATCGCCCCGCTGACCCAGCGGGCGTTCACCGACCTTTTGAGCGAACTGGACATGTACGGCTTTATTCGGGCGCGAACCGTGTCGCGCGGTCGTTATGGCCGGAGCAAGGAGATCTATGTTTCGCTGGAACCGCATATCCTGCACGCCATGAAACGAACCATTCTCCAGAATTTTGATCTATACAACGAGGTGACCTATGCATGA
- a CDS encoding radical SAM family protein, with protein MTAIFGTKEWASSNVNIQSGCPNDCKYCYAKAMAIRHKRKTRENWKKPVIQMEKVNKGFAKRKGTIMFPTTHDITMENLDECITVLRSMLKVGNQMLIVSKSDPDCILELCCELEKYREQILFRFTMGSANDDLLQFWEPGAPIFVKRNEALKTAYELGYATSVSCEPMLDNRIEGVVEATLPYVTDAIWIGLPNMLKQRVSINCGTAEAMERAEKLLACFTQERINELYETYKDNPQVKWKESIKKAIGLDMPDAVGLDI; from the coding sequence ATGACCGCGATCTTCGGCACAAAAGAGTGGGCATCCTCAAATGTTAACATCCAGAGCGGATGCCCGAATGACTGCAAGTATTGCTATGCAAAGGCGATGGCCATTCGCCACAAGCGCAAAACCCGTGAAAACTGGAAAAAGCCTGTAATCCAGATGGAGAAGGTAAACAAGGGTTTTGCGAAGCGAAAAGGAACGATCATGTTCCCGACTACGCATGATATCACCATGGAGAATTTGGATGAGTGTATCACGGTTCTCCGAAGCATGCTCAAAGTCGGCAACCAGATGTTGATCGTCAGCAAGTCTGATCCTGATTGCATTCTTGAGCTCTGCTGTGAGCTGGAAAAATATCGGGAACAAATTCTGTTCCGATTCACCATGGGTTCTGCCAATGATGATCTTCTCCAGTTTTGGGAACCCGGTGCGCCGATATTTGTAAAGCGCAACGAAGCTCTGAAAACGGCCTATGAACTGGGCTATGCCACCAGCGTCTCCTGCGAACCTATGCTCGATAATCGCATCGAAGGTGTCGTTGAAGCAACATTGCCGTATGTGACTGACGCGATTTGGATCGGGTTGCCCAACATGCTGAAGCAGCGCGTGTCGATCAATTGCGGTACTGCGGAGGCCATGGAACGCGCAGAAAAACTACTGGCGTGTTTTACACAGGAGCGCATCAACGAGCTGTACGAAACCTATAAGGACAACCCTCAGGTAAAGTGGAAGGAATCCATAAAGAAGGCCATCGGCCTCGACATGCCCGACGCGGTCGGGCTGGATATCTAA
- a CDS encoding KAP family P-loop NTPase fold protein — MWPDHESERDLLGVQHLVCSAVDIVNSDNLLPATIGIFGDWGSGKSSVIQMIERDLKSQGDVILLSFNGWLFEGYDDAKTALMETIIDEISSQKTLGNRAKVLAVNLIRKVNWFRAVGSAVKYGAATIAGGPVGLSAVAGIDAVALAKKAGEKIEDLKPEDVSALLEDEKKHTLRKGIREFRENFESFLNEAKIKKLVVVIDDLDRCLPDTIIETLEAIKLFLFVPGSAFIIGADERLVRFAVRSRFPELPGDRTDVGRDYLEKLIQYMIRVPSMSKTDTENYIALLFSLPHLSDSDLEKVCEWALGPKSIQEGRSFGLSSASEVLEEVPEPLKEELALAERISPILADVMNGNPRQCKRFLNTLMMRLKMAASREVEIQQRVLAKLMILEYLRPETFKKLAGWQISQNGVPPQIVCLEDALAQPGIGKEAEKKDAERNAGTTPKSNADKIKMDTELGVLFAEDWFKEWLTLEPKLAGIDLRPYFYFSRDSLSTLSYTAKRLSSVAREILLKILSPSEAVREGALKLGEDVSPVDASSIFEELAEKAKHSEDHSKEESPLLMIVEWTGVRHELLGELLTFLPSFPAQALPPQIILKLEGTCKAAGRQELYERYIEQVIASDSESSIAKVAIARRKRKKG; from the coding sequence ATGTGGCCTGATCATGAATCAGAAAGAGATCTTTTGGGAGTTCAGCACCTGGTGTGTTCAGCTGTTGATATAGTGAATTCCGATAACCTTCTTCCTGCAACGATAGGAATCTTCGGTGACTGGGGTTCCGGTAAAAGCAGCGTTATTCAAATGATAGAACGTGATCTCAAGTCGCAGGGTGATGTCATTCTCCTATCATTCAATGGATGGCTGTTTGAAGGATACGATGATGCAAAGACGGCCTTAATGGAAACAATCATCGACGAAATTTCATCGCAAAAGACCTTGGGGAACAGGGCAAAAGTATTGGCGGTGAATCTTATCCGGAAGGTGAACTGGTTTCGGGCCGTTGGTTCCGCCGTCAAATATGGAGCTGCCACTATTGCCGGAGGCCCGGTTGGCCTGTCTGCTGTTGCCGGTATCGACGCCGTTGCTCTAGCAAAAAAAGCTGGAGAAAAAATAGAGGACTTGAAGCCAGAGGATGTTTCTGCGCTTTTGGAGGATGAGAAAAAACACACCTTGCGGAAAGGCATAAGAGAGTTTCGGGAGAATTTTGAGTCCTTTCTGAATGAGGCAAAAATCAAGAAGCTGGTCGTCGTAATCGATGATCTGGATCGGTGCCTGCCCGATACCATCATTGAAACGCTAGAAGCTATCAAACTGTTTCTCTTTGTCCCGGGCAGTGCTTTTATCATAGGAGCTGACGAACGCCTTGTAAGGTTTGCTGTTCGAAGCCGGTTCCCTGAGCTTCCTGGTGATCGGACTGATGTCGGACGGGATTATCTGGAAAAACTCATCCAGTACATGATCCGCGTTCCTTCAATGAGCAAAACCGACACAGAAAACTATATAGCCTTATTATTCTCGCTCCCCCATCTATCTGATAGTGATCTGGAAAAGGTCTGTGAATGGGCTTTAGGGCCGAAGAGCATTCAGGAAGGCCGATCATTCGGACTGTCTTCTGCTTCGGAAGTTCTAGAAGAGGTTCCAGAACCTTTGAAGGAAGAATTGGCGCTTGCAGAACGCATCAGTCCTATACTGGCGGATGTGATGAACGGCAATCCACGTCAGTGCAAACGTTTCCTTAATACGCTGATGATGCGCTTGAAGATGGCCGCATCAAGGGAAGTAGAGATACAACAACGAGTATTGGCAAAGCTGATGATTCTTGAGTACCTGCGTCCAGAAACCTTCAAGAAGCTGGCTGGTTGGCAAATATCGCAAAATGGTGTGCCACCTCAAATTGTATGCCTTGAGGACGCATTGGCTCAACCCGGCATAGGGAAAGAAGCTGAAAAAAAGGACGCTGAGCGAAACGCAGGAACTACTCCAAAAAGCAATGCTGATAAAATCAAAATGGATACTGAGCTTGGAGTCCTGTTTGCAGAGGATTGGTTTAAGGAATGGCTGACCCTGGAACCAAAACTGGCCGGAATTGATTTGCGGCCATACTTTTATTTTTCACGGGATTCGCTTAGTACCCTTTCGTATACGGCAAAAAGGTTGAGTTCAGTCGCCCGAGAAATCCTACTGAAGATTCTTAGCCCGAGTGAAGCTGTCCGCGAGGGAGCGCTGAAGCTCGGGGAGGATGTGAGCCCAGTTGATGCTTCCAGCATTTTTGAAGAATTAGCAGAGAAAGCTAAGCATTCGGAGGATCACTCAAAAGAAGAATCCCCGCTTTTGATGATTGTTGAGTGGACTGGTGTGCGCCATGAATTACTCGGGGAATTGCTTACTTTTCTCCCCAGTTTTCCGGCACAAGCATTACCTCCGCAAATCATATTAAAGCTTGAGGGGACGTGCAAAGCAGCAGGCCGGCAGGAGCTTTATGAGAGGTACATTGAACAGGTTATTGCATCAGACTCTGAGAGCAGTATTGCCAAAGTCGCGATAGCTCGAAGGAAAAGAAAGAAGGGATAG
- a CDS encoding single-stranded DNA-binding protein, with the protein MKSFNKVILVGNVATDVELKTLKSGTKVADFRLAVNEHYKDNDGTEQERVAFVAIETWSGLAETCDKYLSKGRAVLVEGRLKMDEWKNEEGEKRSRLLVTAETVNFLDKPKEKGE; encoded by the coding sequence ATGAAGTCATTCAACAAAGTAATCCTGGTCGGCAACGTTGCCACCGACGTAGAACTCAAGACCCTCAAGTCTGGCACCAAGGTCGCCGATTTCCGGCTGGCGGTAAACGAGCACTATAAGGATAACGACGGCACGGAGCAGGAGCGCGTCGCGTTCGTTGCCATCGAAACCTGGTCGGGACTCGCCGAAACGTGCGACAAATACCTCAGCAAAGGTCGCGCCGTACTCGTTGAAGGCCGACTCAAAATGGACGAGTGGAAAAACGAGGAAGGCGAAAAGCGCTCCCGTCTGCTCGTCACTGCCGAAACCGTCAACTTTCTGGATAAACCGAAAGAAAAGGGCGAATAG
- the qatC gene encoding Qat anti-phage system QueC-like protein QatC translates to MMWHTIARVGPNDNYVPGIGEGSPRIFCDYDNSSSPYSVPQHVVRDIEKLTQVQLPEDAKDLLHFAMTVYSADRCINRDMYSDNCWGREIRICVPVADPGKWNAAAPILQRALDFLSGDRWEFEFRKREYSLQEELSSEEIDCSDVCLLSGGLDSLAGAINLLKEGRTPMFVGHYGGGGVTSTAQAEVASILQNQMGISDKRFLRLNVTQPSIRGCNYEQSMRTRSLLFLAMGCALGSLNSGSSTLFIPENGLISLNVPLTETRTGSLSTRTTHPHFMILIQEVISLLGFDISLELPFRHKTKGEMLKECADEAVLCLTTAKTVSCSHPEQSRWGGRAPGIQCGHCLPCLVRRAAIHQTDLDDAEYLTDVILSPPDPSTGKGRDYRAIMMAVERYKTDSPKNDIFKVLSTGSIEPSEVSSFVDVYRRGMEELAVFLTGSGR, encoded by the coding sequence ATGATGTGGCATACGATAGCTCGAGTAGGGCCGAATGATAATTATGTGCCGGGCATAGGCGAAGGTTCTCCAAGGATATTCTGTGATTATGACAACAGTTCCAGCCCATACTCCGTTCCACAGCATGTTGTCCGTGATATAGAAAAACTGACCCAGGTCCAGTTACCCGAAGACGCAAAGGATTTGCTCCATTTTGCAATGACTGTTTACAGTGCAGACCGTTGTATTAACAGGGATATGTATTCAGATAATTGCTGGGGACGGGAGATCAGGATCTGCGTTCCCGTTGCCGATCCTGGAAAATGGAATGCCGCAGCCCCCATTCTGCAAAGGGCACTGGACTTTCTGAGTGGTGATCGGTGGGAGTTTGAATTTAGGAAACGCGAATATAGTCTACAGGAAGAACTTTCATCGGAAGAAATTGACTGCAGTGATGTGTGTCTCCTCTCAGGCGGTTTGGATTCTTTGGCTGGAGCAATTAACTTATTGAAAGAAGGACGCACTCCTATGTTTGTCGGCCACTATGGCGGTGGGGGGGTGACATCCACAGCCCAGGCAGAAGTCGCTTCCATCCTGCAGAACCAAATGGGCATTTCTGACAAGAGGTTCTTAAGGCTGAATGTTACCCAGCCCTCGATACGTGGATGTAATTATGAACAATCAATGAGGACCCGATCCCTGTTGTTTTTAGCAATGGGATGTGCATTGGGATCACTTAATTCCGGGTCTTCAACTCTGTTCATTCCAGAGAACGGGTTAATATCCCTTAATGTTCCTCTGACAGAAACCAGAACAGGCAGTCTGAGTACTAGGACTACCCACCCCCACTTTATGATACTGATTCAGGAAGTGATATCACTACTTGGTTTTGACATCTCGCTGGAACTGCCGTTTCGGCATAAAACCAAAGGTGAAATGCTGAAGGAGTGTGCTGATGAGGCTGTGCTCTGTCTTACAACCGCAAAAACCGTCTCATGCTCCCACCCTGAGCAGAGCCGATGGGGAGGCAGGGCACCGGGAATTCAATGCGGGCATTGCCTTCCGTGTCTGGTGAGACGAGCCGCAATCCATCAGACCGATCTTGATGATGCTGAGTATTTGACCGATGTGATATTGAGTCCTCCTGATCCATCAACAGGGAAAGGACGCGACTACCGGGCGATAATGATGGCCGTCGAACGGTATAAAACTGATTCGCCGAAAAATGATATTTTCAAGGTTCTATCGACAGGATCGATTGAACCGTCAGAAGTTTCATCATTTGTTGATGTATATAGACGAGGAATGGAAGAGTTGGCAGTTTTTTTAACAGGATCTGGTCGATAG